Proteins encoded by one window of Quadrisphaera setariae:
- the pyrH gene encoding UMP kinase, protein MSTPVSSGQDGASLRGDGWRRVVLKLSGEAFGGGRVGVDPDVVAAVAGAIVGPVREGVQVAIVVGGGNYFRGAELSEGGMDRSRADYMGMLGTVMNCLALQDFLEQAGVDTRVQTAITMGQVAEPYVPRRAIRHMEKGRVVIFGAGAGLPYFSTDTVAAQRALEIRADAVLMAKNGVDGVYTADPRKDPDASRLDEVSYGDALRQQLKVVDATAFSLCMDNGLPMVVFGMDGEGTISAALRGERIGTLVSAG, encoded by the coding sequence GTGAGCACCCCGGTGAGCAGCGGACAGGACGGCGCGAGCCTGCGTGGTGACGGCTGGCGCCGCGTCGTCCTGAAGCTGTCGGGTGAGGCGTTCGGCGGCGGCCGCGTCGGGGTCGACCCCGACGTGGTCGCCGCCGTGGCCGGCGCCATCGTCGGGCCCGTCCGCGAGGGCGTGCAGGTGGCGATCGTCGTCGGCGGGGGCAACTACTTCCGCGGTGCCGAGCTCAGCGAGGGCGGCATGGACCGCAGCCGCGCCGACTACATGGGCATGCTCGGCACGGTGATGAACTGCCTGGCCCTCCAGGACTTCCTGGAGCAGGCGGGCGTGGACACCCGCGTCCAGACGGCCATCACCATGGGCCAGGTCGCGGAGCCGTACGTCCCGCGCCGCGCCATCCGCCACATGGAGAAGGGTCGCGTCGTCATCTTCGGCGCGGGCGCCGGGCTGCCGTACTTCTCGACCGACACCGTGGCCGCCCAGCGTGCGCTGGAGATCCGTGCGGACGCCGTGCTCATGGCCAAGAACGGCGTCGACGGCGTCTACACCGCCGACCCCCGCAAGGACCCCGACGCCTCCCGCCTGGACGAGGTGAGCTACGGCGACGCGCTGCGCCAGCAGCTCAAGGTCGTCGACGCGACCGCCTTCAGCCTGTGCATGGACAACGGCCTCCCCATGGTCGTGTTCGGCATGGACGGGGAGGGCACCATCTCCGCCGCGCTGCGCGGTGAGAGGATCGGCACGCTCGTCTCGGCGGGCTGA
- a CDS encoding M23 family metallopeptidase → MPALVVVVLLSVAAALLTGASAASAAPAAPAGTAWWWPLDDDGGPPAVLRRASLPQRPWQPGHRGVDLAAVPGQDVLAPVDGVVVAAGLVAGRPVVSIRAASGWRATLEPVVAAVAVGDRVVRGQRVGALAGDAAHCGTSTCLHWGVRTGSGAQTRYRDPLALLRPRVRLLPVPGWGAAATVRPPVRPLVGAVSWLPRAWRASPPRPWCASGTPATPSPRGPCRSPTG, encoded by the coding sequence GTGCCCGCCCTCGTCGTCGTCGTGCTCCTGTCGGTGGCCGCAGCCCTCCTCACGGGGGCCTCCGCGGCGAGCGCCGCCCCCGCTGCACCCGCGGGCACGGCGTGGTGGTGGCCCCTGGACGACGACGGCGGGCCGCCCGCCGTCCTGCGCCGCGCCTCGCTGCCGCAGCGCCCCTGGCAGCCGGGGCACCGGGGCGTGGACCTCGCCGCCGTCCCCGGGCAGGACGTCCTGGCGCCGGTGGACGGCGTCGTGGTGGCGGCGGGTCTCGTCGCGGGCCGACCGGTGGTGAGCATCCGGGCGGCCTCGGGGTGGCGGGCGACGCTGGAGCCCGTGGTGGCGGCGGTGGCGGTCGGCGACCGGGTGGTGCGCGGTCAGCGCGTCGGGGCGCTGGCGGGCGACGCTGCCCACTGCGGGACGTCGACCTGCCTGCACTGGGGCGTGCGGACCGGCTCGGGCGCCCAGACGCGCTACCGCGACCCGCTGGCGCTGCTGCGCCCCCGGGTGCGCCTGCTCCCGGTGCCCGGCTGGGGCGCCGCAGCGACGGTCAGACCACCTGTCAGACCACTGGTCGGAGCGGTCAGCTGGCTTCCGCGAGCTTGGCGCGCATCGCCACCACGGCCTTGGTGTGCATCTGGCACACCCGCGACTCCGTCACCCCGAGGACCTTGCCGATCTCCGACAGGGTGA
- the rlmN gene encoding 23S rRNA (adenine(2503)-C(2))-methyltransferase RlmN, with product MSDAAPTTPAAPAAPAGGRPALTLAAPRRAKPPRHLADLAPGDRAAAAAELGVPPFRVKQVAQHYFGRGEVDPAGMTDLPAALREQLGAALLPPLLTETRALEADDGDTVKTLWKLFDGARIESVLMRYPGRVTLCVSSQAGCGMACPFCATGQGGLQRNLSAAEVVEQVHAANRRLAPTGERVHNVVFMGMGEALANYKACVGAVRRMVDPAPDGLGMSARGITVSTVGLVPAVDRLAGEGLAVTLALSLHAPDDVLRDELVPLNSRFDVAAVLDSAKRYFDATGRRVSIEYALIRDVNDHAWRADLLAEQLLARGSGWVHVNPIPLNPTPGSRWTASDPGVEAEFVRRLRDAGIPTTVRDTRGRDIDGACGQLAATDIAQPTA from the coding sequence ATGTCTGACGCCGCGCCCACCACCCCCGCCGCACCCGCCGCTCCCGCGGGGGGCCGTCCCGCGCTGACCCTCGCCGCCCCGCGGCGGGCCAAGCCGCCGCGGCACCTGGCCGACCTCGCCCCCGGTGACCGCGCGGCCGCCGCCGCCGAGCTGGGCGTCCCGCCGTTCCGCGTCAAGCAGGTGGCCCAGCACTACTTCGGCCGCGGTGAGGTCGACCCCGCGGGCATGACCGACCTGCCGGCCGCGCTGCGCGAGCAGCTGGGTGCTGCACTGCTGCCGCCGCTGCTCACCGAGACCCGCGCGCTGGAGGCCGACGACGGCGACACCGTCAAGACGCTCTGGAAGCTCTTCGACGGGGCCCGCATCGAGAGCGTCCTCATGCGCTACCCGGGCCGGGTGACGCTGTGCGTCTCCAGCCAGGCCGGGTGCGGCATGGCGTGCCCGTTCTGCGCCACCGGCCAGGGCGGTCTGCAGCGCAACCTGTCGGCCGCCGAGGTGGTCGAGCAGGTCCACGCCGCCAACCGGCGCCTGGCGCCGACCGGCGAGCGCGTCCACAACGTGGTCTTCATGGGCATGGGGGAGGCGCTCGCCAACTACAAGGCGTGCGTCGGCGCGGTGCGCCGCATGGTCGACCCCGCCCCCGACGGCCTGGGCATGTCCGCCCGCGGCATCACCGTCTCGACGGTGGGCCTGGTCCCCGCCGTCGACAGGCTCGCGGGAGAGGGGCTCGCCGTGACGCTCGCGCTGAGCCTGCACGCCCCCGACGACGTGCTGCGCGACGAGCTCGTGCCGCTCAACAGCCGCTTCGACGTGGCCGCCGTGCTCGACTCCGCCAAGCGCTACTTCGACGCCACCGGGCGTCGCGTGAGCATCGAGTACGCGCTCATCCGCGACGTCAACGACCACGCCTGGCGCGCGGACCTGCTGGCCGAGCAGCTGCTGGCGCGGGGGAGCGGATGGGTGCACGTCAACCCCATCCCGCTCAACCCGACCCCCGGGTCCCGCTGGACGGCGTCGGACCCGGGCGTGGAGGCCGAGTTCGTGAGGCGCCTGCGCGACGCGGGCATCCCCACCACGGTGCGCGACACCCGCGGCCGTGACATCGACGGGGCCTGCGGCCAGCTCGCCGCCACCGACATCGCCCAGCCCACCGCCTGA
- a CDS encoding LLM class flavin-dependent oxidoreductase → MKNIGFLNFGNWRPARGSHVRTGADALLQTVELAVAAEELGLDGAFIRVHHFAPQLSSPWPLLAAMAARTSRIELGTGVIDMRYEEPLAMAELAASTDLISGGRLQLGVSRGSPEPALRGAEAFGHVPPEGRSDADLARDHTKRFRAAIAGAGVAPMDPQMTGRQGLLSVQPQAPGLADRVWWGAGTRATARWAGEQGMNLMSSTLLTEDTGVPFDELQAEQIAGFREAWVQAGWSGTPRVSVSRSVMPITTEEDRLYFGGDVDSTDQVGFLDGGLARFGRHYAGDPDAVAEQLARDVAVQEADTLLLTIPNMLGVEYNTRLLATIAEHVAPALGWTPAHLRSELGAGQQPAAV, encoded by the coding sequence ATGAAGAACATCGGGTTCCTCAACTTCGGCAACTGGCGCCCCGCCCGCGGCTCTCACGTGCGCACCGGGGCGGACGCCCTCCTGCAGACCGTCGAGCTGGCCGTGGCCGCCGAGGAGCTCGGGCTGGACGGCGCGTTCATCCGCGTCCACCACTTCGCCCCCCAGCTCTCCTCGCCGTGGCCGCTGCTCGCGGCGATGGCCGCGCGCACGTCGCGCATCGAGCTGGGCACCGGCGTCATCGACATGCGCTACGAGGAGCCGCTGGCGATGGCCGAGCTGGCCGCCTCCACCGACCTCATCAGCGGCGGCAGGCTGCAGCTCGGCGTCAGCCGGGGATCACCGGAGCCCGCGCTGCGCGGCGCTGAGGCCTTCGGCCACGTCCCGCCCGAGGGGCGCAGCGACGCCGACCTGGCCCGCGACCACACGAAGCGGTTCCGCGCCGCCATCGCCGGCGCCGGTGTGGCACCGATGGACCCGCAGATGACGGGACGCCAGGGCCTGCTCTCGGTGCAGCCGCAGGCTCCCGGCCTCGCGGACCGGGTCTGGTGGGGCGCCGGAACGCGCGCCACCGCCCGCTGGGCCGGAGAGCAGGGCATGAACCTCATGAGCTCCACCCTGCTCACCGAGGACACCGGCGTGCCGTTCGACGAGCTGCAGGCCGAGCAGATCGCGGGCTTCCGCGAGGCGTGGGTGCAGGCCGGCTGGTCCGGCACCCCGCGGGTGTCGGTCTCGCGCAGCGTCATGCCCATCACGACCGAGGAGGACCGGCTCTACTTCGGCGGTGACGTCGACAGCACCGACCAGGTCGGCTTCCTCGACGGCGGCCTGGCCCGCTTCGGGCGCCACTACGCCGGAGACCCCGACGCCGTGGCCGAGCAGCTGGCCCGCGACGTGGCCGTGCAGGAGGCGGACACGCTGCTCCTGACGATCCCCAACATGCTGGGCGTGGAGTACAACACCCGGCTGCTGGCGACCATCGCCGAGCACGTGGCCCCGGCGCTGGGCTGGACCCCGGCGCACCTGCGCAGCGAGCTCGGCGCCGGTCAGCAGCCCGCCGCCGTCTGA
- the frr gene encoding ribosome recycling factor — protein sequence MIDDTLLEAEEKMEKAVEVAKNDFSAIRTGRANPALFAKVNVEYYGAMTPLQQLASFQVPEARTVLISPYDKTSIAAIEKSLRASDLDVNPSNDGNVIRIILPQLTEERRRDYIKLAKSKAEDAKVSVRSVRRRAKDELDRVVKDGEAGEDDVARAEKELDALTRRFTDEIDDLVKHKETELLAV from the coding sequence GTGATCGACGACACGCTCCTCGAGGCCGAGGAGAAGATGGAGAAGGCCGTCGAGGTCGCCAAGAACGACTTCTCGGCGATCCGCACCGGCCGCGCCAACCCGGCGCTGTTCGCGAAGGTCAACGTCGAGTACTACGGCGCGATGACCCCGCTGCAGCAGCTGGCGTCCTTCCAGGTGCCCGAGGCGCGCACGGTGCTCATCAGCCCGTACGACAAGACCTCGATCGCCGCGATCGAGAAGTCGCTGCGGGCCTCCGACCTGGACGTGAACCCGTCCAACGACGGCAACGTCATCCGGATCATCCTCCCGCAGCTCACCGAGGAGCGGCGGCGCGACTACATCAAGCTCGCCAAGTCCAAGGCCGAGGACGCGAAGGTGTCGGTGCGCAGCGTGCGCCGCCGCGCCAAGGACGAGCTGGACCGCGTCGTCAAGGACGGCGAGGCCGGTGAGGACGACGTCGCGCGCGCCGAGAAGGAGCTGGACGCCCTGACGCGCCGCTTCACCGACGAGATCGACGATCTCGTCAAGCACAAGGAGACCGAGCTCCTCGCCGTCTGA
- a CDS encoding phosphatidate cytidylyltransferase, whose amino-acid sequence MAGPAVKPVRPPGRAGRNLPAAIIAGVLLGGGVLAALLLFKQVFIVIAAVAVGLSVRELARALATRHRRVTQVPLVVGSAATLVAAYVGGLDALLVGVCLTAVAAVLWRVLEVPDLPPHVGEGTSAPGVALVRDVTAAVLVVGWLPLLAGFAVLMLAADDGALRVLVFVLLTVCSDVGGYAAGVLFGRHPMAPSISPKKSWEGLAGSAAACLVAGSLSVWLLLGGTWWAGALVGLGAVVAATLGDLSESILKRDLGIKDMGTLVPGHGGMLDRLDSLLAVAPTTWLLLELLLR is encoded by the coding sequence GTGGCCGGCCCTGCGGTGAAGCCCGTCCGCCCTCCGGGGCGGGCGGGTCGCAACCTCCCCGCGGCGATCATCGCCGGTGTGCTGCTCGGCGGGGGCGTGCTGGCCGCGCTGCTGCTGTTCAAGCAGGTCTTCATCGTCATCGCCGCGGTCGCCGTGGGCCTGTCGGTCCGCGAGCTCGCCCGGGCGCTGGCCACACGGCACCGCCGCGTCACCCAGGTGCCCCTGGTGGTCGGCTCCGCGGCCACGCTCGTGGCCGCCTACGTCGGGGGGCTGGACGCGCTCCTCGTGGGCGTGTGCCTCACCGCTGTCGCCGCCGTGCTCTGGCGCGTGCTCGAGGTGCCCGACCTGCCGCCGCACGTGGGAGAGGGCACGTCCGCGCCGGGAGTCGCCCTCGTGCGCGACGTGACCGCCGCCGTCCTCGTGGTGGGCTGGCTGCCGCTGCTGGCGGGCTTCGCGGTGCTCATGCTCGCCGCGGACGACGGGGCGCTGCGGGTGCTGGTGTTCGTGCTGCTCACCGTCTGCAGCGACGTCGGTGGCTACGCCGCCGGGGTCCTGTTCGGCCGGCACCCGATGGCGCCGTCGATCAGCCCCAAGAAGTCGTGGGAAGGACTGGCCGGCTCCGCCGCGGCCTGCCTCGTGGCCGGCTCCCTGTCGGTGTGGCTGCTGCTCGGCGGCACGTGGTGGGCCGGCGCGCTCGTGGGCCTGGGGGCCGTCGTCGCCGCGACCCTGGGCGACCTGTCCGAGTCGATCCTCAAGCGCGACCTCGGCATCAAGGACATGGGCACCCTGGTCCCCGGGCACGGCGGGATGCTCGACCGGCTCGACTCCCTGCTCGCCGTGGCCCCCACCACCTGGCTGCTGCTGGAGCTCCTGCTGCGCTGA
- the whiG gene encoding RNA polymerase sigma factor WhiG, with protein MTETAPVAAPPAPTITTTEAPVAPTRAPRLSSRLAVKGADAETVARNEALLRDLWERFKTHGDPVVRERLIIHYAPLVKYVAGRVAVGLPANVDQADLVSYGVFGLIDAIEKFDLERAIKFETYAITRIRGAIIDELRAMDWIPRSVRSKARDVERAYAALESELHRTPTEPEVASRMGITLKELHNIFSQVSYVNVVALDELLGVTGEKGESLSLGDTLQDTRVEDPVTAFENEETKYLLSRAIDQLPEREKIVVTLYYYENLTLSEIGKVLGVTESRVCQMHTKAVVAMRAKLAEAS; from the coding sequence ATGACCGAGACAGCTCCCGTGGCGGCGCCCCCAGCGCCCACGATCACGACCACCGAGGCGCCCGTCGCCCCGACGCGCGCACCGCGCCTCAGCAGCCGCCTGGCCGTCAAGGGCGCCGACGCCGAGACCGTGGCCCGCAACGAGGCCCTCCTGCGCGACCTGTGGGAGCGGTTCAAGACCCACGGGGACCCGGTGGTCCGCGAGCGCCTGATCATCCACTACGCCCCCCTGGTCAAGTACGTCGCGGGCCGTGTGGCCGTGGGCCTGCCGGCCAACGTCGACCAGGCCGACCTCGTCTCCTACGGCGTCTTCGGCCTCATCGACGCCATCGAGAAGTTCGACCTCGAGCGCGCCATCAAGTTCGAGACCTACGCGATCACCCGCATCCGCGGCGCGATCATCGACGAGCTGCGCGCCATGGACTGGATCCCGCGGTCGGTCCGCAGCAAGGCCCGCGACGTGGAGCGCGCCTACGCCGCGCTCGAGTCGGAGCTGCACCGCACGCCCACCGAGCCCGAGGTCGCCTCGCGGATGGGCATCACGCTGAAGGAGCTCCACAACATCTTCAGCCAGGTCTCCTACGTCAACGTGGTGGCCCTGGACGAGCTGCTCGGCGTGACCGGGGAGAAGGGCGAGTCCCTCTCCCTGGGCGACACCCTCCAGGACACGCGCGTCGAGGACCCGGTCACCGCGTTCGAGAACGAGGAGACCAAGTACCTCCTCTCGCGCGCCATCGACCAGCTGCCCGAGCGCGAGAAGATCGTCGTGACGCTCTACTACTACGAGAACCTCACCCTGTCGGAGATCGGCAAGGTCCTCGGGGTGACGGAGTCGCGGGTGTGCCAGATGCACACCAAGGCCGTGGTGGCGATGCGCGCCAAGCTCGCGGAAGCCAGCTGA
- the rpsB gene encoding 30S ribosomal protein S2, whose amino-acid sequence MAVVTTRQLLESGVHFGHQTRRWNPKMKRFILTDRNGIYIIDLQQSLTHIDRAYEFVKQTVAHGGSILFVGTKKQAQEPLAEQAARVGMPYVNQRWLGGMLTNFQTVSKRLQRLKELEQIDFDDVASSGRTKKELLMMRREKEKLERTLGGIRDMARTPSAVWIVDTNKEHLAVTEAHKLGIPVVAILDTNCDPDVVDYRIPGNDDAIRSVTLLTRVIADAVADGLRTRAGGGDSAAAEPMAAWEAELLAGETQTGAGAGDNAAGAAAAQGEAEAAAQVPTGAEPAAAIAQAEGEASEPAAEAAPAEADAAPAEAAADEATPTA is encoded by the coding sequence ATGGCCGTCGTCACCACGCGCCAGCTGCTCGAGAGCGGCGTCCACTTCGGGCACCAGACCCGTCGCTGGAACCCCAAGATGAAGCGGTTCATCCTGACGGACCGCAACGGCATCTACATCATCGACCTGCAGCAGTCGCTGACCCACATCGACCGCGCCTACGAGTTCGTCAAGCAGACCGTGGCGCACGGCGGCTCGATCCTCTTCGTGGGCACGAAGAAGCAGGCCCAGGAGCCGCTGGCCGAGCAGGCCGCGCGCGTCGGCATGCCCTACGTGAACCAGCGCTGGCTGGGCGGCATGCTCACCAACTTCCAGACGGTGAGCAAGCGCCTGCAGCGCCTCAAGGAGCTCGAGCAGATCGACTTCGACGACGTGGCCTCCTCGGGCCGCACGAAGAAGGAGCTGCTCATGATGCGCCGCGAGAAGGAGAAGCTCGAGCGCACCCTCGGCGGCATCCGCGACATGGCCCGCACGCCCTCGGCCGTCTGGATCGTGGACACCAACAAGGAGCACCTCGCGGTCACCGAGGCGCACAAGCTGGGCATCCCGGTGGTGGCGATCCTCGACACCAACTGCGACCCCGACGTGGTCGACTACCGGATCCCCGGCAACGACGACGCGATCCGCTCCGTCACGCTGCTGACCCGTGTGATCGCCGACGCCGTGGCCGACGGCCTGCGCACCCGCGCCGGTGGTGGCGACTCCGCTGCCGCCGAGCCGATGGCCGCGTGGGAGGCCGAGCTGCTGGCCGGCGAGACCCAGACCGGTGCTGGCGCCGGCGACAACGCCGCTGGTGCTGCCGCCGCCCAGGGCGAGGCCGAGGCCGCCGCCCAGGTCCCGACCGGCGCCGAGCCGGCCGCCGCGATCGCGCAGGCCGAGGGCGAGGCCAGCGAGCCCGCCGCCGAGGCCGCTCCGGCCGAGGCTGACGCCGCTCCGGCCGAGGCCGCAGCCGACGAGGCGACCCCGACCGCCTGA
- the tsf gene encoding translation elongation factor Ts produces MATTAADIKALREQTGAGMLDVKKALDEADGDRAKAIEILRVKGLKGVTKREGRTTSNGLVAARVEGGVGTLVEVNCETDFVAKGERFIALADRVLELAVSSGAKDAAALLAAEIDGKPLQALLDESNATIGEKIEVRRVARLEGEHVASYLHRTSPDLPPQIGVLVALDSEEVDTARDVAMHVAALSPLHLHRDEVSEETVANERRIAEETAREEGKPEAALPRIIEGRVNGFFKDNVLLEQSFAKDPKRTVQQVLNDSGVKVLGFARFRVGA; encoded by the coding sequence ATGGCGACCACCGCCGCTGACATCAAGGCCCTGCGCGAGCAGACCGGCGCGGGCATGCTCGACGTCAAGAAGGCGCTCGACGAGGCCGACGGCGACCGCGCGAAGGCCATCGAGATCCTCCGGGTCAAGGGCCTCAAGGGCGTGACCAAGCGCGAGGGGCGCACCACCAGCAACGGTCTCGTCGCCGCGCGCGTCGAGGGCGGCGTGGGCACCCTCGTCGAGGTCAACTGCGAGACCGACTTCGTCGCCAAGGGCGAGCGCTTCATCGCCCTGGCCGACCGGGTGCTCGAGCTGGCCGTCAGCTCCGGCGCCAAGGACGCCGCGGCGCTGCTGGCCGCCGAGATCGACGGCAAGCCGCTGCAGGCGCTGCTCGACGAGTCCAACGCCACCATCGGCGAGAAGATCGAGGTGCGCCGCGTGGCCCGCCTCGAGGGCGAGCACGTCGCCTCCTACCTGCACCGCACCAGCCCCGACCTGCCCCCGCAGATCGGCGTGCTCGTGGCGCTGGACAGCGAGGAGGTCGACACCGCCCGCGACGTCGCCATGCACGTCGCGGCCCTGTCGCCGCTGCACCTGCACCGCGACGAGGTCTCCGAGGAGACCGTGGCCAACGAGCGCCGCATCGCCGAGGAGACCGCGCGCGAGGAGGGCAAGCCCGAGGCCGCCCTGCCGCGCATCATCGAGGGCCGCGTGAACGGCTTCTTCAAGGACAACGTGCTGCTGGAGCAGTCCTTCGCCAAGGACCCCAAGCGCACCGTCCAGCAGGTGCTGAACGACTCCGGGGTCAAGGTCCTCGGCTTCGCCCGCTTCCGGGTCGGCGCCTGA
- a CDS encoding tyrosine recombinase XerC, whose translation MDHEREDRAGAPEEWPVLFCRHLELERGASAATTRAYAADLASLQAHLETTGADLASLQLADLRSWLGSLAASGAARSSLARRTSAVRSFTAWAVRTGRLPVDPALRLRSPSPNKTLPTVLRADQAGRLMDLAATRADDDEPTHLRDRAAAELLYASGIRVSELVGLDVDDVDRSRRTLRVLGKGSKERVVPYGQPADRAVGEYLERGRPRLATPGSPPALLLGARGGRWDQRQVRAVVHALLRGLDEGVDAAPHALRHTAATHLLDGGADLRSVQEMLGHASLATTQVYTHVSVERLRRSYEQAHPRA comes from the coding sequence GTGGACCACGAGCGTGAGGACCGGGCGGGCGCACCGGAGGAGTGGCCGGTGCTGTTCTGCCGGCACCTCGAGCTGGAGCGCGGCGCCTCGGCCGCCACCACCCGCGCCTACGCCGCTGACCTCGCCTCGCTGCAGGCCCACCTGGAGACCACCGGGGCGGACCTCGCCTCCCTCCAGCTGGCCGACCTGCGCTCCTGGCTCGGCTCCCTGGCCGCCTCCGGCGCCGCCAGGTCCTCGCTGGCGCGGCGCACCTCGGCGGTGCGCAGCTTCACCGCGTGGGCCGTGCGCACCGGTCGGCTGCCGGTCGACCCAGCCCTCAGGCTCCGGTCGCCCTCGCCGAACAAGACCCTGCCCACCGTGCTGCGCGCCGACCAGGCGGGCCGCCTCATGGACCTCGCGGCCACGCGCGCCGACGACGACGAGCCGACGCACCTGCGCGACCGTGCCGCCGCCGAGCTCCTCTACGCCAGCGGCATCCGCGTCAGCGAGCTCGTCGGCCTCGACGTCGACGACGTCGACAGGTCCCGCCGGACGCTCAGGGTGCTGGGCAAGGGCTCCAAGGAGCGGGTGGTCCCCTACGGCCAGCCCGCCGACCGCGCGGTGGGGGAGTACCTCGAACGGGGGCGTCCGCGACTCGCCACGCCCGGGTCTCCGCCGGCTCTGCTGCTCGGCGCCCGGGGCGGCCGCTGGGACCAGCGCCAGGTGCGGGCCGTGGTCCACGCGCTGCTCAGAGGCCTGGACGAGGGCGTCGACGCCGCTCCGCACGCCCTTCGCCACACCGCGGCCACACACCTGCTCGACGGCGGCGCGGACCTGAGGTCCGTCCAGGAGATGCTCGGCCACGCTAGCCTGGCGACAACGCAGGTCTACACCCACGTCTCCGTCGAGCGCCTGCGACGCAGCTACGAACAGGCCCACCCGCGGGCGTGA
- the dprA gene encoding DNA-processing protein DprA, with product MAAALGRRVTGPVDASGGWQDALPELGRRLPRWAGDDRLAMLAWSRLAEPEDLVAKGFVAARGGCAALERLASPAPVSASECLPGESLAALRAGLARWAGRWQETDPERDLARVQALGGRVVLDGDTEWPGRLGLLNGGEPFALWVRGPVDLAAACERSAAVVGARAATAYGERIAASIAVGLGDAGATTVSGAALGVDGAAHRGALAAGAPTVAVLACGVDRAYPASHQRLLRAVAEEGLVVSEVPPGSSPMRRRFLQRNRLIAAFSGATVVVEAGWRSGSLSTAGLALDLGLPVGAVPGPVTSPSSEGCHRLLRSGAVCVTGAAEVLQLVDALAPDPVREAPARPHDGLDPVQVAVLDALPLASARPVERIAVTAGLAAVDVPPVLRELSRRGLAARVSDGWRRAPLGPREGAHREWAGGPRA from the coding sequence GTGGCGGCTGCCCTGGGCCGTCGCGTGACCGGGCCCGTCGACGCGTCTGGTGGCTGGCAGGACGCGCTGCCCGAGCTCGGCCGTCGCCTGCCGCGCTGGGCCGGCGACGACCGCCTCGCGATGCTCGCCTGGTCCCGGCTGGCGGAGCCGGAGGACCTCGTGGCGAAGGGCTTCGTGGCCGCACGAGGGGGGTGCGCCGCCCTCGAGCGGCTGGCGTCGCCGGCACCGGTGAGCGCCTCGGAGTGCCTGCCGGGGGAGTCGCTGGCCGCTCTGCGCGCCGGCCTGGCGCGCTGGGCCGGCCGCTGGCAGGAGACCGACCCCGAGCGCGACCTCGCCAGGGTCCAGGCGCTCGGCGGCCGGGTGGTGCTCGACGGAGACACCGAGTGGCCCGGACGTCTGGGCCTGCTCAACGGAGGTGAGCCGTTCGCGCTGTGGGTGCGGGGCCCGGTGGACCTCGCAGCGGCCTGCGAGCGCAGCGCCGCCGTGGTCGGCGCCCGCGCGGCCACCGCCTACGGGGAGCGGATCGCCGCGAGCATCGCGGTGGGTCTCGGGGACGCCGGGGCGACCACCGTCTCGGGCGCCGCACTCGGCGTCGACGGGGCCGCCCACCGCGGTGCGCTCGCTGCCGGCGCCCCGACGGTCGCGGTGCTCGCCTGCGGCGTGGACCGCGCCTACCCGGCCTCCCACCAGAGGTTGTTGCGCGCTGTCGCGGAGGAGGGCCTGGTGGTCAGCGAGGTGCCGCCCGGGTCCAGCCCCATGCGGCGGCGCTTCCTCCAGCGCAACCGCCTCATCGCAGCGTTCTCCGGCGCCACCGTGGTGGTGGAGGCGGGGTGGAGGTCGGGCTCGCTGTCCACGGCCGGCCTGGCGCTGGACCTCGGCCTGCCGGTGGGAGCGGTGCCCGGACCTGTGACCTCTCCGTCCTCGGAGGGGTGCCACCGGCTCCTGCGCTCCGGGGCCGTCTGCGTCACCGGCGCCGCAGAGGTCCTCCAGCTCGTCGACGCCCTGGCGCCCGATCCGGTGCGCGAGGCACCGGCCCGGCCCCACGACGGACTGGACCCGGTGCAGGTGGCCGTCCTCGACGCCCTGCCGCTGGCGTCGGCCAGGCCGGTGGAGCGCATCGCCGTGACGGCCGGGCTCGCCGCGGTGGACGTGCCGCCCGTGCTGCGGGAGCTGTCCCGGCGCGGCCTGGCGGCGCGGGTGTCCGACGGGTGGCGGCGCGCCCCGCTTGGCCCTCGCGAGGGCGCTCACCGAGAGTGGGCGGGTGGACCACGAGCGTGA